A genomic window from Glycine max cultivar Williams 82 chromosome 17, Glycine_max_v4.0, whole genome shotgun sequence includes:
- the LOC100781449 gene encoding Rhomboid-like protein 11, chloroplastic-like, whose product MAQQLGVPFKLSCKPSHIHALKPFHSLPPLRTFTPKPSLNAKSHHHHHPLLTLLRSHRTLAPCCNSNKSDIMSQLELGKPEQKGKPEKRVNGIFWIILLNIAIFVADHFFRVNGIKALYLYHNWPSWYQFVTATFCHANWKHLSSNLFFLYIFGKLVEEEEGNFALWLSYILTGVGANLVSWLVLPRNTVSVGASGAVFGLFSISVLVKMSWDWRKILEVLILGQFVIEKVMEAAQASTSLSGRGGYALQSVNHIAHLSGALVGVLLVWLLSKVPSDPSDQ is encoded by the exons ATGGCGCAGCAACTTGGAGTTCCATTTAAGTTATCATGCAAACCCTCTCACATTCACGCTCTTAAACCCTTTCACTCTCTCCCTCCCCTTCGCACCTTCACCCCCAAACCTTCTCTTAATGCCAAatcccatcatcatcatcatcctttATTAACGCTTCTTCGTTCCCACCGCACTCTCGCACCCTGCTGCAACTCCAACAAATCAG ATATAATGTCACAATTGGAGCTTGGGAAACCGGAGCAAAAGGGGAAACCGGAGAAGCGAGTAAATGGTATATTCTGGATCATTCTCCTCAACATTGCCATATTCGTCGCTGACCACTTTTTTCGG GTTAATGGGATCAAGGCTTTATACTTGTACCACAATTGGCCTTCTTGGTACCAGTTTGTCACAGCTACATTTTGTCATGCTAATTG GAAGCATCTTTCTAGCAACCTTTTCTTCTTGTACATTTTTG GAAAGCTTGTTGAAGAAGAGGAAGGGAACTTTGCTTTGTGGCTTTCTTACATTCTTACTGGTGTAGGAGCCAACCTTGTTTCATGGTTGGTTTTACCAAGAAATACGGTTTCTGTTGGAGCTTCTGGTGCTGTTTTCGGGTTATTTTCTATCAGTGTCCTTGTAAAG ATGTCCTGGGATTGGAGGAAGATCCTTGAAGTGCTTATATTGGGTCAGTTTGTTATAGAGAAG GTCATGGAAGCAGCCCAAGCTTCAACATCATTGTCAGGCCGAGGAGGCTACGCATTGCAAAGTGTAAATCACATTGCACATCTTTCTGGTGCTCTTGTTGGTGTGCTTTTGGTTTGGCTCCTTAGCAAAGTTCCTTCAGATCCTTCTGACCAATAA